From Brassica oleracea var. oleracea cultivar TO1000 chromosome C3, BOL, whole genome shotgun sequence, a single genomic window includes:
- the LOC106335553 gene encoding fasciclin-like arabinogalactan protein 17, with protein sequence MDRRIYGGSAVANLILFLLLSSSSALSKNPNTSSGSGQINSNSVLVALLDSRYTELSELVEKALLLQTLEDAVGRHNITIFAPRNEALERDLDPEFKRFLLEPGNLKSLQTLLMFHIIPTRVGSDQWPSEDSGRVKHVTLANDHLHLIKGDGRKMVDSAEIIRPDDLTRPDGLIHGIEQLLIPRSVQEDFNRRRSLRSISAVLPEGAPEVDPRTNRLKKKPAPAPAGSPPALPIKSAMAPGPSLAPAPAPGPGGKRHHFDGEAQVKDFIHTLLHYGGYNEMADILVNLTSLATEMGRLVSEGYVLTVLAPNDEAMVKLTTDQLSEPGAPEQIVYYHIIPEYQTEESMYNSVRRFGKVKFDTLRFPHKVVAKEADGSVKFGDGERSAYLFDPDIYTDGRISVQGIDGVLFPEVEEVVESVKKPVKKVVQPRRGNLLEVACRMLGAIGKDASYFTKCR encoded by the exons ATGGATCGCCGTATCTACGGTGGCTCCGCCGTCGCTAATCTCATTCTCTTCCTCCTACTCTCCTCCTCATCTGCATTATCCAAGAACCCGAACACCTCATCCGGGTCGGGTCAGATCAACTCCAACTCTGTCCTCGTAGCTCTCCTCGACTCTCGTTACACAGAACTCTCCGAGCTCGTCGAGAAGGCTCTCCTCCTTCAGACACTCGAAGACGCCGTCGGTCGCCACAACATCACCATCTTCGCCCCTCGCAACGAAGCTCTGGAGCGTGACCTTGACCCTGAGTTCAAACGCTTCTTGCTCGAGCCGGGTAACCTCAAATCTCTCCAAACACTCCTCATGTTCCACATTATCCCCACCCGGGTCGGGTCGGACCAATGGCCATCAGAGGATTCGGGTCGGGTCAAACACGTTACGCTAGCGAACGATCATCTCCATTTGATCAAAGGAGACGGCAGAAAGATGGTGGATTCCGCCGAGATAATCCGACCCGACGACTTGACCCGACCCGACGGGTTGATCCACGGCATCGAACAGCTTCTCATCCCTCGCTCCGTTCAAGAGGATTTCAACCGCCGCCGCAGCCTCCGATCAATCTCCGCCGTCTTACCGGAAGGAGCTCCGGAGGTCGACCCGAGAACCAACCGTCTCAAGAAGAAACCCGCTCCGGCACCGGCCGGATCTCCGCCGGCTCTCCCGATCAAATCCGCAATGGCTCCCGGTCCGTCGCTAGCTCCGGCACCGGCGCCGGGACCGGGAGGCAAGCGCCACCACTTCGACGGCGAAGCTCAGGTCAAAGACTTCATCCACACGCTGCTGCATTACGGCGGCTACAACGAGATGGCGGACATTCTCGTGAACCTGACGTCGCTCGCGACGGAGATGGGTCGGTTGGTGTCGGAAGGCTATGTGCTGACGGTTCTTGCTCCCAACGACGAGGCCATGGTGAAGCTGACGACGGATCAGCTGAGCGAGCCTGGAGCTCCGGAGCAGATCGTGTATTACCATATCATCCCTGAGTACCAGACGGAGGAGAGTATGTATAACTCTGTGAGGAGGTTTGGGAAGGTGAAGTTCGATACGCTGCGTTTTCCTCATAAGGTTGTGGCTAAGGAGGCTGATGGTTCGGTTAAGTTCGGGGACGGTGAGAGGTCGGCGTATTTGTTTGATCCGGACATTTATACGGACGGTCGGATCTCGGTTCAGGGGATTGATGGTGTTTTGTTCCCTGAAGTGGAGGAGGTTGTTGAATCGGTTAAGAAACCGGTTAAGAAAGTTGTTCAACCGAGAAGAG GAAATCTTTTGGAAGTAGCTTGTAGAATGCTTGGTGCTATTGGCAAGGACGCTTCTTATTTCACCAAATGCCGGTAA